In one window of Leptospira sp. GIMC2001 DNA:
- a CDS encoding MlaD family protein, whose translation MKKELIAGLIFATLMSLSFFRTIISTEGKKNLFPYRTKIYYSQIDGIAEGTEVYIKGIESGFVLSIDVVPTMDVPDRRYIDSTKEKTIELTLAVKEPITLWDNYSVRFKTKTLFSGRIIDIDPGYFDDEALTFYNPIYKLDDRTPEFFPSARYMDNFFEAANTVITENREDTRQIVTNTREISEKLLGTSGTLPLLINTSIAYDELYDTLNDLSYLTTDARRYQEGNRKLESTHPIPFIISSSFFGNTTLTGRYVEPISAFRKYPNL comes from the coding sequence GAACTAATTGCTGGACTCATTTTCGCGACGCTAATGTCACTTTCTTTCTTTCGTACTATAATTAGTACTGAGGGTAAGAAGAACCTATTCCCCTATCGAACCAAAATTTACTATAGCCAGATTGATGGAATTGCTGAAGGTACTGAAGTTTATATCAAAGGGATTGAATCAGGATTTGTTCTATCCATTGACGTAGTTCCCACAATGGATGTTCCTGATCGTCGTTACATTGATTCAACGAAGGAAAAGACGATCGAATTGACTCTTGCCGTAAAGGAACCGATCACACTTTGGGATAATTATTCGGTTCGATTCAAAACAAAAACTCTATTTTCGGGTAGGATCATCGATATTGATCCAGGCTACTTTGATGATGAAGCTCTAACCTTTTACAATCCTATTTACAAGCTGGATGATAGGACACCTGAATTTTTTCCATCTGCTCGCTACATGGATAATTTCTTCGAGGCAGCCAATACTGTAATCACCGAAAATCGTGAAGACACTAGACAGATTGTAACTAACACTAGAGAAATTTCTGAAAAATTGTTGGGAACCTCAGGAACATTGCCCCTCTTAATCAATACATCAATTGCTTATGACGAACTTTATGATACTCTAAATGATTTATCTTATCTAACGACTGATGCGAGAAGATACCAAGAAGGAAATCGTAAATTAGAATCTACTCATCCAATACCTTTTATAATATCGTCTAGTTTTTTTGGTAACACAACTCTGACAGGTCGGTATGTGGAACCAATTTCCGCATTTCGTAAATACCCGAATCTATGA